Proteins encoded together in one Anopheles darlingi chromosome 3, idAnoDarlMG_H_01, whole genome shotgun sequence window:
- the LOC125954473 gene encoding pentatricopeptide repeat-containing protein 2, mitochondrial-like has protein sequence MFLKSTLFLTKAYPSAASTAFRSLYSAASLGVDGYAAYREKTRTQHLHNVDNFKRKMRDFVSGSTTNMIFTEDLKNIIHLLDNTAEDKKLLKDTIARYNKQGKELRFGNYVFGPVIMRACHHMGDHELALDLFRDAGNEGFFDQLSSYQILSDLLYEHGRYQEVRELFDSIKSRQIQGGRFPKHCITLTFAACYKENTPEAFQYAMDLWKEVNSVGHVPMRKATAFAAASALNNGKPEIALEILSTVTKGNYVTIRQLKTLCLCSLGRLDDLMPIFRGVLEVRGNFEKKQTFSREVIQRVQEALKQAPEGTASATTLKQDLERMIEFLETNGQITDETLDQILCSEIVSTGQQRNDAKNNLAESYNTRGGRQQQRPFRPNKGNPSIRPGLSDMN, from the exons ATGTTTCTTAAAAGTACACTTTTCCTCACAAAAGCAT ATCCCAGCGCCGCGAGCACCGCCTTCCGGAGTTTGTACTCGGCGGCCAGCCTCGGAGTGGACGGGTACGCTGCGTACCGGGAGAAGACGCGCACTCAGCATCTGCACAATGTGGACAATTTCAAGCGCAAGATGCGTGACTTCGTGTCTGGATCGACAACAAATATGATCTTCACAGAGGACCTAAAAAATATCATTCACCTGCTGGATAACACGGCGGAAGATAAGAAACTGCTTAAAGACACGATCGCCCGGTACAACAAGCAGGGCAAAGAGCTGCGCTTCGGGAACTACGTGTTTGGACCGGTCATCATGCGAGCCTGCCACCATATGGGCGATCATGAGCTGGCACTCGATCTGTTCCGGGATGCCGGCAATGAGGGCTTTTTCGATCAACTCTCCAGCTACCAGATACTGAGCGATCTGCTGTATGAGCATGGCCGCTATCAGGAGGTGAGGGAGCTGTTTGATTCCATCAAAAGTCGCCAGATTCAGGGTGGCCGCTTCCCAAAGCACTGCATCACGCTAACGTTCGCCGCGTGCTACAAAGAGAACACACCCGAAGCCTTCCAGTACGCAATGGACCTTTGGAAGGAAGTAAACTCCGTGGGACACGTGCCAATGCGTAAAGCGACAGCCTTCGCGGCGGCCAGCGCCCTGAACAACGGCAAACCAGAGATTGCACTGGAGATACTGAGCACGGTGACGAAGGGCAACTACGTAACCATTCGGCAGCTCAAAACGCTGTGCCTCTGTAGCCTCGGACGACTGGACGATCTCATGCCAATCTTCCGCGGTGTGTTAGAAGTGAGGGGTAACTTtgagaagaagcaaaccttTAGCCGTGAGGTGATCCAGCGGGTACAGGAAGCACTAAAGCAAGCACCAGAGGGTACGGCTAGTGCTACGACCTTGAAGCAGGATCTGGAACGAATGATCGAGTTCCTCGAAACGAATGGACAGATCACGGATGAAACGCTCGACCAGATACTGTGCTCGGAGATCGTCTCGACTGGACAGCAGCGTAACGATGCTAAGAACAATCTGGCCGAAAGCTACAATACGCGTGGTggccgtcagcagcagcgaccctTTCGGCCAAACAAAGGCAATCCGAGCATACGGCCCGGATTAAGCGATATGAACTAA
- the LOC125954474 gene encoding decapping nuclease DXO homolog yields the protein MFSSTSLDPVPAKRQSKPFPSISQPKLVGFFSIDAHRKYDGSAAQLKYLSLPPPPRTDLHLDLNEGFEIHHPKPESAKAEGIDMLLSYLRHNSTPDSWTHRPESELSGESRTARLRYDFVCFRGLLRLIACTPYDRNTGWIVQAIRYRGTIYLCERPTAEKLESARNETEQQRRFCFYGFKFEQHILTERPNIRPDTSEPVVLSEEFCSLFDSTLAGKRLLYGAEMDGIILEEKRPPLDRDGLTVDELRRFEFVEVKVKRRETNQRQLDNFYRFKTKNWWCQSFLVNVQRIVVGLRDDRGIVREITEMKLKDLQRDSRHHWSAAVCINFLDEFLQEVATVLKGVDDCTRVFQFEYSPQEHARVRYRDLGVGHPDSFLPQWYTQYVESK from the coding sequence ATGTTTAGTTCGACCTCGCTAGATCCGGTCCCGGCAAAACGGCAATCGAAACCATTTCCGTCCATATCGCAACCGAAACTCGTGGGATTCTTCAGCATCGACGCACACCGGAAGTACGATGGATCGGCCGCTCAGCTCAAATACCTTTcgcttccaccaccgccacgaacCGATCTGCATCTTGACCTCAACGAGGGATTTGAAATTCATCATCCGAAACCGGAAAGTGCGAAGGCTGAAGGAATTGATATGCTGCTGTCCTACCTGCGCCACAATAGCACCCCCGACAGCTGGACACACCGGCCAGAGTCGGAACTGTCCGGGGAAAGCCGCACCGCTCGATTACGGTATGATTTCGTGTGCTTTCGcgggttgcttcgattgattgcGTGCACACCGTACGATCGGAACACGGGTTGGATCGTACAGGCAATCCGCTACCGTGGTACGATCTATCTCTGTGAAAGACCCACGGCCGAGAAGCTGGAATCGGCACGGAATGAAACTGAACAGCAACGCCGGTTCTGCTTTTACGGATTCAAGTTCGAGCAGCACATCCTCACGGAGCGTCCCAACATCCGGCCCGATACTTCCGAACCCGTCGTACTGTCGGAAGAGTTTTGCTCCCTGTTCGACAGCACACTGGCCGGTAAACGGTTACTGTATGGAGCTGAAATGGACGGAATAATCTTGGAAGAGAAACGGCCACCACTCGATCGAGACGGTTTAACGGTGGATGAGCTACGACGGTTCGAGTTTGTGGAGGTCAAAGTGAAACGACGGGAAACGAACCAACGGCAGCTGGACAATTTTTATCGctttaaaacgaaaaactgGTGGTGCCAAAGCTTCCTCGTGAACGTGCAGCGGATCGTGGTAGGCCTGCGAGATGATCGGGGAATCGTGAGGGAGATAACGGAGATGAAGCTGAAGGATCTGCAACGCGATTCTCGTCACCATTGGTCCGCGGCCGTTTGTATAAACTTTTTGGATGAATTTCTGCAAGAAGTGGCCACCGTACTGAAGGGTGTAGATGACTGTACGCGTGTCTTTCAATTTGAATACAGTCCACAGGAACACGCACGTGTACGGTACCGTGATCTAGGTGTTGGACATCCGGATTCTTTTCTCCCGCAATGGTATACGCAGTACGTagaaagtaaataa
- the LOC125954415 gene encoding E3 ubiquitin-protein ligase MARCHF6, translated as MEGDICRVCRCEAQSDRPLFHPCICTGSIKWIHQDCLMQWMRYSRKEYCELCGHRFSFTPIYAPDMPRVLPLKYVAKGLLSSVGTAVKYWIHYTLVALAWLGIVPLTAYRTYRFLFSGSIEMVLTLPIDMFSTDNITIDVLRGCFVVTCTLFTFIGLVWLREQIIHGGGPDWLERDDPQVPEGVPGGAAGGGGGVAAAAAAAAAGVNEAGGQGNRAAEGAAENGNGAGPDDANGNNNNNDDNNNEEEHNNNNNNNFVDNNLVNRPPPAPAEGAAEQEPLQQPPEEDQAGAPAPAPAPANDEARRGRGAAAGRAAGAPFPEVPADNVPIDPAEPPPPAAEGDAPGDGAINEPEVAADEANWNPMEWERAAEELTWERLLGLDGSMVFLEHVFWVVSLNTAFIVIFAFVPYSIGNFLISFLGIITPGKPLMHFHGLLTTLLGYCVIGITLVKLHAIARFLRWRRQRRILGLCYIVVKVSLLSVVEIGVLPLVCGWWLDICSLPMFDATLKDRKASFKAAPGTSLFIHWMFGMVYVYYFASFIVLLREVLRPGVLWFLRNLNDPDFSPIQEMIHLSILRHTRRLISSAIIFGSAVLLMLWAPIQILKSFWPTFLPYTLSGDAEVNELSLQLLLLQFVLPGFFEQSHTRIWLKGLVRIWCNVVARLLGIKSYLLGVEVRPNEDDPPAAARQQQPEAGAGLAAAHQAILLRDVPIGFQPYERPRLFAIRLIGLLVLMCISLAIGSLAILTIPVWIGRYGMALGSVGTNITPPVAVPAAEVDVAAEGGAGVAADGGVGGATVEPSPRPHELYTAAIGTYLCWLLSRGIAVAVNLFPQGREAVIARIRHWMSIATSYAMAAIVFVHMLGVIPLMFGLLLELVVVIPLRVPRDQTPVLFLWQDWALGVLYTKIACALTLMGPDWALKRAIEQAYRDGLRDMNLRFIIRELGVPVITCFGLALAIPYVIAHSILPLFFTNPLTRTLIARQIYPFFLLIAFVIGIVVLQVRQFKNLYVAIKNDKYLVGQRLVNYDHQRKKRRPSVVASATEETGGGAGATAAAGAAAPAADQQAAPGQPESSGADGQRLPTGTVSSMQAHAMEEAVQ; from the exons ATGGAGGGCGACATTTGTCGAGTGTGTCGCTGTGAGGCGCAATCCGATCGACCGCTTTTTCATCCTTGCATCTGCACCGGAAGCATCAAATGGATCCACCAGGACTGCCTCATGCAGTGGATGCGCTACTCGCGCAAGGAGTACTGCGAGCTGTGCGGCCACCGGTTCTCCTTCACGCCCATCTACGCGCCCGACATGCCACGGGTGCTGCCGCTCAAGTACGTGGCCAAGGGACTGCTCAGCTCCGTCGGAACGGCCGTCAAATACTGGATCCACTACACGCTCGTGGCACTCGCCTGGCTCGGCATCGTACCGCTGACGGCGTACCGGACCTACCGCTTCCTGTTTTCCGGCTCTATCGAGATGGTGCTGACCCTGCCGATCGATATGTTCTCCACGGACAACATTACGATCGATGTGCTCCGCGGTTGCTTCGTCGTTACCTGTACGCTCTTCACGTTCATCGGGCTGGTGTGGCTCCGGGAGCAGATCATtcacggtggtggtccggatTGGCTTGAACGAGATGATCCTCAAGTTCCGGAAGGTGTTCCTGGTggagcagcaggcggtggtggaggtgttgcagcagcagcagcagcagccgctgcaggCGTAAACGAGGCCGGAGGACAAGGCAATCGGGCAGCGGAAGGGGCCGCGGAGAATGGGAACGGTGCTGGACCCGATGAcgccaacggcaacaacaacaacaatgacgataacaacaacgaagaagaacataataataacaacaataacaacttCGTTGATAACAATCTGGTCAATCGACCACCGCCGGCGCCAGCTGAAGGTGCGGCAGAGCAGGAACCGCTTCAACAACCACCGGAAGAGGATCAGGCTGGTGCTCCTGCCCCAGCACCGGCCCCCGCTAACGATGAAGCTCGAAGAGGTCGAGGAGCTGCCGCAGGACGTGCCGCAGGAGCTCCCTTTCCCGAAGTTCCCGCCGATAATGTGCCAATCGATCCAGCggagccaccgccaccggcagccGAAGGTGATGCACCGGGAGATGGTGCCATCAATGAGCCGGAAGTAGCGGCCGATGAGGCCAACTGGAACCCAATGGAATGGGAACGGGCAGCGGAAGAGCTCACGTGGGAACGGTTGCTCGGTCTCGACGGTTCGATGGTCTTTCTCGAGCACGTCTTCTGGGTAGTCTCGCTGAACACCGCGTTCATCGTGATCTTTGCCTTCGTCCCGTACTCGATCGGCAACTTTCTGATCTCGTTCCTGGGCATCATTACACCCGGCAAACCGTTGATGCACTTCCACGGTCTGCTCACGACCCTGCTCGGTTACTGTGTGATCGGTATTACGCTCGTGAAGCTGCACGCCATCGCCCGCTTTCTGCGCTGGCGTCGCCAACGGCGCATCCTGGGGCTATGCTACATCGTCGTGAAGGTATCGCTACTCTCGGTCGTCGAGATCGGTGTGTTGCCGCTCGTgtgtggctggtggttggacATTTGCTCGCTACCGATGTTCGATGCTACGCTTAAGGATCGCAAAGCGAGCTTCAAGGCTGCCCCGGGCACTTCGCTCTTCATTCACTGGATGTTTGGTATGGTGTACGTGTACTACTTTGCTTCGTTCATAGTGCTGCTCCGGGAGGTGCTGCGGCCAGGTGTGCTCTGGTTTTTGCGCAATCTTAATGATCCCGACTTTAGTCCGATTCAG GAAATGATTCATCTGTCGATCTTACGCCACACTCGAAGACTGATCTCGTCAGCGATTATCTTCGGATcggccgtgctgctgatgctgtgggcACCGATACAAATCCTAAAGTCCTTCTGGCCCACATTCCTACCCTATACACTGTCCGGTGACGCTGAGGTGAACGAACTCAGCCTtcagttgctgctactgcag TTCGTGCTTCCGGGATTCTTTGAACAATCGCATACACGCATCTGGTTGAAGGGATTGGTGCGGATTTGGTGCAATGTAGTGGCCCGGTTGCTCGGTATCAAGAGCTATCTACTGGGAGTGGAAGTGCGCCCGAACGAAGATGATCCCCCGGCTGCAGCACGCCAGCAACAACCAGAGGCTGGTGCAGGGTTAGCAGCGGCCCATCAAGCAATTCTGCTTCGGGATGTTCCGATCGGTTTCCAACCCTACGAACGACCTCGGCTGTTTGCGATCCGGTTGATTGGCTTGCTAGTGCTGATGTGTATTAGTCTCGCGATCGGCTCACTCGCGATTCTTACGATCCCCGTCTGGATAGGACGATACGGTATGGCACTAGGATCGGTCGGTACGAACATCACCCCGCCCGTCGCTGTTCCCGCTGCTGAGGTTGATGTTGCCGCTGAAGGTGGAGCGGGTGTTGCTGCagacggtggtgttggtggtgccactGTAGAACCATCGCCTCGGCCTCACGAGCTCTACACAGCGGCTATCGGCACGTACCTTTGCTGGTTGCTTTCGCGTggcatcgccgtcgccgtaaACCTGTTCCCGCAAGGCCGAGAGGCTGTGATCGCACGTATCCGGCACTGGATGTCGATCGCAACCTCGTACGCCATGGCCGCGATCGTGTTCGTGCATATGCTCGGTGTGATTCCGCTCATGTttggactgctgctggagctggtggtcGTAATACCGTTACGGGTACCGCGCGATCAAACGCCCGTTCTATTCCTGTGGCAGGATTGGGCTCTCGGTGTTCTCTACACGAAGATTGCCTGCGCTCTAACGCTGATGGGCCCCGATTGGGCCCTGAAACGAGCGATCGAACAAGCGTACCGAGATGGACTGCGAGATATGAACCTGCGGTTCATTATACGCGAACTCGGCGTGCCGGTCATTACGTGCTTCGGACTAGCGCTCGCCATCCCGTACGTGATCGCGCACTCGATCCTGCCGCTGTTCTTCACCAATCCGCTAACCCGTACGCTGATCGCACGTCAGATCTATCCCTTCTTCCTGCTGATCGCcttcgtcatcggcatcgtggTGCTGCAGGTACGCCAGTTCAAGAACCTGTATGTCGCGATCAAAAACGACAAGTATCTGGTCGGTCAGCGGTTGGTAAACTATGACCATCAGCGTAAAAAGCGACGCCCATCGGTGGTTGCCAGTGCGACGGAGGaaactggcggtggtgccggagCGACAgcggccgctggtgctgctgcccctgCTGCCGATCAACAAGCTGCACCTGGACAGCCGGAATCCAGTGGAGCAGATGGGCAAAGGTTACCGACTGGAACGGTCTCCAGTATGCAGGCACACGCTATGGAAGAAGCTGTACAATAG
- the LOC125954516 gene encoding uncharacterized protein C7orf50 homolog, protein MGKKNKIKVPKENADEKDEAKPSPEKAAKRKLPAESADGETVEPTKKVKKPAKDSIVGGTTISELPGIKIGKQKESKRAKKRKKREEAIQEKPKEQTQEEIRQYLECWSSQREKWKFQKLKQIFIQKYILDENHIDADMWPVALEYLSGTKGASRDLLIKNAETVISEIDAAAEENESDTQQTSAKYQRARELLQSLG, encoded by the exons ATGGGTAAAAAGAACAAAATTAAAGTGCCGAAAGAGAATGCCGACGAAAAGGATGAAGCTAAACCATCACCGGAGAAAG CTGCAAAGCGCAAATTACCGGCGGAAAGTGCGGATGGTGAGACCGTGGAACCGacaaagaaagtgaaaaaaccTGCTAAAGACAGTATCGTGGGTGGAACTACGATTTCCGAGCTGCCCGGCATCAAGATCGGCAAACAGAAGGAGAGCAAGCGGGccaagaagcggaagaagcgTGAGGAGGCGATCCAGGAGAAACCCAAAGAGCAGACACAGGAAGAGATCCGACAGTATCTGGAGTGTTGGAGCAGTCAGCGGGAAAAGTGGAAGTTCCAGAAGTTGAAGCAAATCTTCATACAAAAGTACATCCTCGATGAGAACCACATCGATGCCGACATGTGGCCGGTAGCACTGGAATATCTGAGCGGTACGAAAGGCGCGAGTCGCGACCTGCTGATCAAGAACGCGGAGACTGTAATAAGTGAGATCGATGCAGCCGCCGAGGAGAACGAGAGCGATACACAACAAACCAGTGCCAAGTATCAGCGAGCGAGGGAACTGCTACAATCACTGGGATGA
- the LOC125954523 gene encoding thioredoxin, mitochondrial, with product MMASLQKMLTFRAPIATCVRSISTGGARYEIFKVQTPQEFDEKVRNSKEPVIVDFFATWCAPCRMLTPRIETVIGETAGKVKLAKVDIDEHTDLALDYEVASVPVLLAIRDGQVEQRLVGLQDTDKLRTWVQNVLDKKK from the exons ATGATGGCTTCACTGCAGAAAATGCTCACGTTCCGTGCTCCGATCGCCACCTGCGTCCGCTCCATCAGTACCGGCGGAGCGCGATACGAGATCTTCAAAGTGCAGACACCACAGGAGTTTGACGAGAAAGTTCGCAACAGCAAGGAGCCCGTGATCGTGGACTTCTTCGCTAC CTGGTGCGCCCCTTGCCGGATGCTTACGCCCAGAATAGAGACCGTGATCGGCGAAACGGCGGGGAAGGTGAAGCTGGCCAAG GTTGACATTGACGAGCATACCGATCTGGCGCTGGACTACGAGGTCGCTTCCGTTCCCGTGCTGCTGGCGATACGCGATGGGCAGGTGGAACAGCGGCTGGTCGGATTACAGGACACGGACAAGCTGAGGACGTGGGTCCAAAATGTGCTggataaaaagaaatga